The following are from one region of the Silene latifolia isolate original U9 population chromosome 9, ASM4854445v1, whole genome shotgun sequence genome:
- the LOC141599439 gene encoding protein IN CHLOROPLAST ATPASE BIOGENESIS, chloroplastic-like, protein MMKAGVVGIVQGGPYATIPRLRRRAPSVLCFSSSGHITFIKDIALTQPPEHLHQLLNVLKTKGETIVSPGARQGLIPLAIPLSEKPSGTVTALLRWPTAPPGMEMPVVEVHKHGVWLLAKNVDQYIHRILVEEDVSSQDDGKNVLFDASLEAGEKLYKKGDYTDSQTPNLDSYLLKMVGLFPDILERKVMRHFDDGDHVSALVTGEFYMKKDLFPGFARPYVFNAKILLRVGQVSEAKDAARVALKSPWWTLGCPYQEVADMAQWEDEQIEYIKEKVTEEGRQDDLKKGKDPLQVALDEAAFLLDLASIDGSWDECWERVAECYKEGGLTEIAQFISYRD, encoded by the exons GCCACATAACATTCATAAAGGACATTGCTTTGACACAACCGCCTGAGCATCTCCATCAGTTATTGAATGTGCTGAAAACGAAAG GTGAAACTATAGTTTCCCCTGGAGCTAGGCAGGGCTTGATTCCTCTTGCTATTCCTCTATCAGAAAAGCCATCAG GAACTGTAACTGCATTGTTGCGATGGCCAACAGCTCCACCGGG GATGGAGATGCCAGTTGTGGAAGTGCATAAACATGGGGTGTGGCTTTTGGCGAAGAAT GTGGACCAATATATTCACCGAATTCTTGTCGAGGAGGATGTAAGTAGCCAGGATGATGGTAAAAACGTGCTTTTTGATGCTTCATTGGAGGCTGGTGAGAAACTTTATAAAAAAGGCGACTATACTGATTCTCAGACTCCTAATCTTGATTCCTATCTTCTTAAAATG GTGGGGTTGTTTCCGGATATTCTAGAGAGAAAAGTGATGCGGCATTTTGATGATGGTGATCAC GTTTCTGCACTTGTAACGGGAGAATTCTATATGAAAAAAGATCTTTTTCCTGGTTTTGCACGGCCTTACGTCTTCAATGCAAAGATCTTGCTGAG GGTTGGCCAGGTTTCTGAAGCTAAGGATGCTGCAAGAGTGGCCCTGAAATCACCGTGGTGGACATTGGGTTGTCCTTACCAG GAAGTTGCTGATATGGCACAATGGGAAGATGAACAAATCGAGTACATCAAGGAGAAAGTGACGGAAGAGGGTAGGCAGGACGATTTGAAGAAAGGAAAGGATCCGCTTCAG GTGGCATTGGATGAAGCCGCTTTTTTGTTGGACTTGGCTTCAATTGACGGATCTTGGGACGAATGCTGGGAACGAGTTGCCGAGTGTTACAAAGAAGGTGGACTAACTGAAATTGCTCAATTTATTTCATATAGAGACTAA